The Neovison vison isolate M4711 chromosome 13, ASM_NN_V1, whole genome shotgun sequence genome includes a region encoding these proteins:
- the LOC122893364 gene encoding olfactory receptor 4F6-like has translation MNKPNYSSVSEFVLLGLSTSRPVQHFLLAFSTMFYVTIVLGNFLVVFVVTFDPHLRSPMYFLLANLSFIDLCFSTLTVPKMIHDLYSGHKTISFQGCVIQIFALHVLGGSEMVLLVAMALDRYVAICKPLHYLTIMSPQMCISLLSGAWSIGFIHSVAQLAFVGHLPFCGPNEIDSFYCDLPWFIKLACTDTYRMEFVVIAISGLISMSTFFSLLISYIFILVTVWKRSIRGGLSKAFSTLSAHITVVILFFGPCIFVYVWPFPTVSVDKFLAILDFMITPILNPVIYTLRNKDMKMAMKRLRSQLLSLRMIS, from the coding sequence ATGAATAAACCAAATTACTCTTCAGTGTCTGAATTTGTGTTGCTGGGACTTTCTACCTCTAGACCAGTACAGCATTTTCTCCTTGCCTTCTCTACAATGTTTTATGTAACAATTGTTCTGGGAAATTTCCTTGTTGTATTTGTAGTGACCTTTGACCCTCACTTACGGTCCCCTATGTACTTCCTTTTAGCTAATCTCTCATTCATTGACTTGTGTTTTTCTACCTTAACGGTTCCTAAGATGATTCATGACCTGTACTCTGGGCATAAAACCATATCCTTTCAGGGATGTGTCATCCAGATATTTGCTCTTCATGTCCTGGGTGGATCAGAGATGGTGCTGCTGGTCGCCATGGCCTTGGATCGATATGTGGCCATATGTAAGCCCCTTCACTACCTGACAATCATGAGCCCACAGATGTGCATTTCACTTCTATCTGGTGCTTGGTCTATtggcttcattcattcagtggCCCAGTTAGCTTTTGTTGGCCATTTGCCTTTTTGTGGTCCTAATGAGATAGATAGCTTTTACTGTGACCTTCCTTGGTTTATCAAACTTGCCTGCACGGACACCTACAGAATGGAATTTGTTGTTATTGCCATCAGTGGGTTAATTTCCATGAGCACCTTCTTCTCATTGCTTATTTCCTATATCTTTATCCTGGTCACTGTATGGAAACGTTCCATACGTGGTGGTTTGTCTAAGGCCTTTTCTACTCTGTCAGCTCACATCACCGTGGTGATTTTGTTCTTTGGACCATGCATCTTTGTTTATGTGTGGCCATTTCCCACTGTGTCAGTGGATAAATTTCTTGCCATTTTGGACTTTATGATTACACCCATTCTGAATCCTGTTATCTACACACTGAGGAACAAGGACATGAAGATGGCAATGAAGAGACTGCGTAGTCAACTCCTGAGTCTGAGAATGATTTCCTAA